One segment of Salvia splendens isolate huo1 chromosome 20, SspV2, whole genome shotgun sequence DNA contains the following:
- the LOC121781909 gene encoding probable nucleoredoxin 2, with product MTSSKLFSLLASKDRDFLLSLPTGTRVIALILVNVLEFLLRHIYFSANWCCNFTPLLANAYKQLKDRGPGFEVVFVSCDEDLPAFD from the exons ATGACTTCTtcaaaactcttttctctcctGGCCTCCAAAGATCGTGACTTTTTGCTCTCCCTCCCCACTGGAACAAGG GTGATTGCACTAATTTTGGTCAATGTTTTGGAATTTCTATTAAG GCACATTTACTTCTCTGCAAATTGGTGCTGTAACTTCACCCCATTACTCGCCAACGCTTACAAGCAGCTCAAGGACCGTGGGCCTGGCTTTGAGGTAGTGTTCGTGTCGTGTGATGAAGACTTGCCCGCTTTTGATTAG
- the LOC121781990 gene encoding E3 ubiquitin-protein ligase ATL23-like produces MLLSIFLALFLPCAGMTVIFLIYICLLCYSARGSSHVHHFRAPVKPSQNTGLSASDLQKLPKVTGKDLVMDTDCAICLDEIEPEHPARMVPACNHGFHLECADAWLSKNSVCPVCRAKLGPHLFNPDQISPC; encoded by the coding sequence ATGCTGTTATCAATATTCCTTGCTCTGTTTCTACCATGCGCCGGAATGACCGTCATTTTCCTCATCTACATCTGCTTGCTTTGCTACTCTGCGCGAGGAAGCAGCCACGTGCACCATTTCCGCGCGCCGGTAAAGCCCTCCCAAAACACAGGCCTCTCCGCCTCCGATCTCCAGAAACTCCCCAAGGTGACCGGCAAAGATCTGGTCATGGACACCGACTGCGCCATCTGCTTAGACGAAATCGAGCCCGAGCATCCCGCCAGGATGGTCCCCGCTTGCAACCACGGCTTCCATCTAGAATGCGCCGACGCGTGGCTCTCTAAAAACTCCGTTTGCCCTGTCTGCAGAGCTAAGCTCGGCCCTCACCTCTTCAATCCCGATCAAATCAGCCCCTGCTGA
- the LOC121782899 gene encoding calcium-dependent protein kinase 29-like, producing MGFCFSKLCRKSRDIPISSSSDSDSPYSHHFPFPDAPPPPPPPPPPPPVGRILGKPYVDITALYHLDKELGRGQFGITYLCTDRATGLKYACKSISTRKLVTEKDVDDVRREIMILEHLTGQPNIVEFRGAYEDARNLHLVMELCSGGELFDRITARGSYTEKEAARIGRQIVNVVHVCHFMGVMHRDLKPENFLMVSRDDAFSLKATDFGLSVFIESGKVYKDLVGSAYYVAPEVLRRNYGKEIDVWSAGVILYILLSGFPPFWAETEKGIFEEILKGNLDLEMSPWHTISTGAKDLIRKMLTIDPKLRISAAEALEHPWLMEGGEASDHPIDSAVLIRMKQFRAMNKLKKVALKVIAENMSEEDIKGLKQMFDNIDTDRSGTITYDELRTGLTKLGSRLSEAELQQLMEAADVDKNGTIDYVEFITATMHRHRLEKEENLHKAFQYFDKDDSGFITRDELRQAMTQYGMGDEATIDEVLDDVDTDKDGRINYDEFVEMMKKGSVNSPQQLKME from the exons ATGGGATTCTGCTTCTCAAAGCTATGCAGAAAATCCAGAGACATCCCAATATCCTCCTCCTCCGACTCCGACTCCCCATACTCCCACCACTTCCCCTTCCCCGACGCCcctccaccgccaccgcctccgcctcctcctcctccagtAGGCCGAATCCTCGGAAAACCATACGTGGACATCACCGCGCTCTACCACCTCGACAAGGAGCTCGGCCGAGGCCAATTCGGCATCACATATCTCTGCACAGACAGGGCAACCGGCCTCAAATACGCCTGCAAGTCCATCTCCACCCGCAAGCTCGTGACCGAGAAGGACGTGGACGACGTGCGGAGGGAGATCATGATCCTGGAGCACCTCACCGGGCAGCCCAACATCGTTGAGTTCCGAGGCGCCTACGAGGACGCCAGGAATCTGCATTTGGTGATGGAGCTTTGCTCGGGCGGGGAGCTCTTCGACCGGATCACCGCCAGGGGGAGCTACACCGAGAAGGAGGCCGCGAGGATCGGGAGGCAGATCGTGAATGTGGTCCACGTCTGTCATTTCATGGGCGTGATGCATCGGGATCTCAAGCCCGAGAATTTCTTGATGGTTAGCCGGGACGACGCCTTCTCGTTGAAGGCTACTGATTTCGGCCTCTCCGTGTTTATCGAGTCAG GAAAAGTGTACAAAGATCTAGTGGGCAGTGCTTACTATGTGGCCCCTGAAGTATTGAGAAGAAATTATGGCAAGGAAATTGATGTGTGGAGTGCTGGTGTCATTCTCTACATACTTCTCAGTGGATTTCCTCCTTTCTGGGCTG AGACAGAAAAAGGCATATttgaagaaatattgaaggGAAACTTAGACCTCGAAATGTCCCCATGGCATACCATATCAACTGGTGCAAAGGATCTCATCAGGAAAATGCTAACCATAGATCCAAAATTGAGAATTTCTGCTGCAGAAGCACTTG AGCATCCATGGCTCATGGAAGGCGGCGAAGCATCCGACCACCCCATCGACAGCGCGGTCCTAATCAGGATGAAGCAATTCAGAGCAATGAACAAGCTCAAGAAGGTGGCTCTCAAGGTTATTGCAGAAAACATGTCGGAAGAGGACATCAAGGGATTGAAACAAATGTTCGACAACATAGATACTGATCGAAGTGGCACCATCACGTACGACGAGCTCAGAACCGGCTTGACCAAGCTAGGATCCCGGCTTAGTGAAGCAGAACTTCAACAACTTATGGAAGCG GCTGATGTTGACAAGAATGGGACTATAGACTATGTGGAGTTTATAACTGCAACCATGCATCGTCACAGATtggagaaagaagagaatttgCACAAGGCTTTTCAGTATTTTGACAAGGATGATAGTGG ATTTATTACAAGAGATGAGCTGAGACAAGCCATGACACAGTATGGGATGGGCGACGAAGCTACCATCGATGAGGTTCTTGATGATGTCGATACCGATAAG GATGGGAGGATAAACTACGATGAATTTGTggagatgatgaagaaaggaagcGTGAATTCTCCTCAACAATTGAAGATGGAATAA